The following is a genomic window from Adhaeribacter radiodurans.
AAAATACTAGTAATAACTTTTAATTTTAAAGCATTTCCTGCTCTGGTAACCTTAAAAAATCAGGAGTACTTGTAAAGTAAAATCATACAAAAAGATAAGGTTGAAGTACGGATGAAAACTTGGACAAGCGCTTTTTTGATAAATAATAAAGGCTTTACAAGCTTCAGGAGAGTTTGTAAATTTACTATTAGTATTATATTACTTACAATTGGCTTTTCATTCGAAGCAAATTGCCAGGTAGTGCTACCACAAAGTTCTTCTAAATACCAGGTTGCTTTCCAGGTTTTTGATCGCTTAACTTATGCTTTTGCCAATAACCGCCCTAAACCCGAATTAGAAATTATTGCTCGTAGCCTTAATAAAGACAAAGTAATTGCTTTGTACAAACCCGGTAACCAACCCATTATCCAGTTAGACGAAGAGGCGTATGATTTATGCACGAAGCTAGGCAAAGATTCGCTCAATGCCTTGGCTGTTTTATTAAGTCATGAATTGGCCCACCATTACGAAAAACACGATTGGTTTTACACATTTGGAATTGGTCCGAACAATACCAAAGTTTCTAAAGAATTAATAAACCGCTTTGAATCGGAAGCCGATTTTTACGGGTGTTTCTACGGCGAACTATCTGGTTATGCTACCGGACGAGTGTTTCCCCGCGTTTTAGATTTGCTGTATGAACATTTTAATCTTTCTGATCGCTTGGAAGGTTACCCAACGAAAGAAGCCCGAAAAGCTGTTTATAACAAAATGCAAAAAGAGGCTTTACAAATGGTTGCCGTTTTTAAAGCCGGGTTATTTCTGTACCTGGTTCAGGAATACGGATCGGCCGCTACTTGTTTTGATTATTTAGTAAATCGTTTTCCTAGCCGGGAAATTTTAAACAACCTGGCTGCTGCTAAGCTCCAGCAAGCATTATTATATTTCTCTGACTCTGAACATTCTAACTTTGTGTATCCGGTTGAATTGGATCCGCAAAGCAGGATTGCCTCCCCGCAACGTGAATTTTTAGATGAAAATAGCGAAAAGCAGTATCTGGAATTATTGAGTGATGCACGCAAGTACGCCGAGAAAGCAAAAAGCATTGACCCTCAGTATTTCCCGTCGTATATTAACTTAGCCTGCATTTATTCTTTACAAGGAAACCAGGCAGCTGCCATAGGTATAATTAATGAAATAAATCCCGCTCGCCTCCCAGCAGATGCTTATACTATTCGGGCTATTGCTTATTACAAAGACAATCAATTAAACAAAGCAGAAAAAGATTTTGAAGCGGCCCAAGCCAAAAATGCTTATATGGCTAAATATAATTTAGACTTATATAACAAATTAGATGAGTCTTTAACTGCAAGTTTAACTGTTTGGATCAGAGATTGGTTCAAGGATGAAGAAGTGGCAAATAATTCGGCAAACTTCACGCGGAATCAGCCGGAACAAATAGACGGAGAACGGGCTATTGTTGCCTTGCCCGCTCAAGCCCCACAGATAAAAATTAGTAGAAACCCTAACCTTACCCTACAGTGGAACGAACACCTCGACCATTTTGAATTAGCTATCCAGTCAACCACCCGAAACTACCTGGTTCGTTTTACCCAGGATAACTACTTTAAACAAACCGTCCGAAAAATAAAGCGGGGCACTCCTGCTTCTACGGTAGTAGACAAATACGGAGAACCTGGCTATACCTTTCCGGGTGCTACTGGTGCGTATTGGGTTTATCCGAAAGATAAAATAGCATTTATGTTCGATAAAAACAGCCGGATAACTAATTGGGTTATTTATACCCGCAGTTTATGAAATAAATTAATGATTCATCAAATTGTTTAAAAATCAAATTGCCTGAAAAAGAAGAAGAAGTACAATTTTAAGTTCATAGATTATTCTGTCTTAAACCAACTCTTACTGTCTTAAACTACTAGCATTTAAAATTTACTTTTTCTGTAAAGTACTGGGTAACAAACGCTAAACACTCCGGATTTATAATTAAATATAGTTAATTCACGCTCTTTAATGCATTTTATATAAAGGCTTAATATAAAAGCTTACTAAAATTTATCAGAATAAAATGCGAACAAGTAAACAAGATAACACAATCCGAAAGAGCGCTGATTAAGCACTATAAAAAGAAGGACTAAATGCTTTTACCCGGCAGAAAATAGAATAATTCTAAATTAAATGAATAACCCAGGATACAGTAGAAGTGAATAACAATATACTTTTTTAAAGATAAAACTTTACTTATTTTGGTCAGAATGAAACATCCTGATCAGAAATATATTGAAGCTTTATTAAAGAACGACAGAATCTTGCTGGATGAGTTATATAGTAAGTTTTCGGGTAAAATTAAAAGAATGATTCTACGTAATAGTGGAACGGAGGCAGATGCAGCCGATGTCTTTAATGATGCTTTATTATCTTTATACTATAAAGCCAGCAATCAAAACTTTGAATTAACGTGTCCCTTAGATGCTTTTCTATATCTTATTTGTAAAAACAAGTGGATTAATGAATTAAATAAGAAAAAAAATAAACATTTAGTTGTTATAATAGATGATGGCGAGATTGACTTAGGAGAAGATAGTTTTAAGCTTGCGGAAGACTATATTTTACAAGAGCAGCGGCATATTTTACTATTAGAAAAGGTGGCTGAATTAGGCGATGCTTGTAAGCAGTTACTGCATTTGAGCTGGAGTGGTAAATCGATGGAAGAAGTAGCACAAATTCTACGGGTTAGTTATGGCTTTGCGCGTAAAAAGAAGTCAGGGTGCATCGCCAAATTAATTGCATTAATGAAACAATCTTCACAGTTTAACTCCTTAAAATGGTAAAATAATGGATGATTACTATGAGAAAATAGCAGATTACCTCGATGGAGAAATGAGTGAGGAAGAAAAAGTGCGTTTTATAGAGGCTTTAGCTTCTGATAAAGAACTCGCGCTTGCTTTTAAGGTGTACCGTACCATTGAGGAAGAGATGCCGTTATTGGAAAAAAGTAAAGTTCAGAACGAAGCTTTAAAAAGTACCTTGCAATCGTTAAACAAGCAGTATTTTGAATTAGAAACACCTCAACCGGCTAAAGTAATTCCTCTTTACGCAGGCAAAGTTTTTAAAATACTAGCTACAATAGCAGCTAGTATTGCTCTAGTATTAATTACTTATTTCGGCTTTTTCCAACCTAAAAATAATATTCAAGTTTTGGCAAATTCTTACTTTAAAGAGAATTTGCAGCACCTGAATCAAACTAAAAGTGATCCCGCGGATACTCTTCAGTTTGGCATAGCCGGTAAAATAAAGAAAAGAAACACCGCTCAGGACAGTCTGCAGTTAGGGATCAGTGCCTACAACAATCAAGATTATAACAAAGCTTTAAAGTTTTTTCAGAAAATCTACAAAAATCACCCTGAGTTAAGTGAGGCTGAAAAATATAGCGGCTTTATTTTCCTGGCAACTAAAGAATATGATAAAGCTTTGCAGGCATTTGAGAATCTGGCTAATATTAAAAATACCCCTAACAATCCCGGCCTTTTCTTACAAGCTCTAACTTACATGCAACGAAATCAGGTAAGTGATAAACAAAAGGCAAAGCAGCTATTAGAACAAGTAGTAAATAATCAAGCAGAAGGATACAAAGAAGCAGAGCAATGGTTGAAAAAGTTTTAAAGACTGCCACAAAACAAACTCTAAACGCTGCTTACCAGATAAAAGATAAACGAAGCTAAAAAACTCGGCTATCCTTTTTGCTTACTGAATTGTTATGAAAAGTGAATGAATTAAATAAACCCATTTAAAAATTACTTTTTTGGGGTTCATTTAGAAAATTTAAGAAAAAGAACGTCTTGAAGCTACCTTTTTCTTAGGTCTGCAAGATAATTATCTAGGTTATGTGGCTGATAATGGTAATGGAGGAACCATTTAGTAAACACCCGCCATCTTTAGAAGCTACAATAGTTGTAAATGTATCATCTAAATTACCCCAAATGTTCTACCTCAAACTTTATTCTGAACCTAGACGAAAAAAGTAAGTGACAGCTAAAAAAGAAACCAAACAACCCGCCACCACGCAGGTCTTAAAGGAGTAAAGATTTTAAAAGTAATTAGCGAAAGTAGAATTGTTTTTATAAGCGTAAGGGTAAAAATGAAATCGATAGTAATTAGCATCCAGATCAGAACCCAACCTGACACGAATACCATTAAGCCGGGCCGCCGTAAAAAGAATTTACAATAAGCTGTCAGACAAATTACTTTTCTCAGAAACAAAGCAGCTAAATAACCAAAGAATATTCTACGAAATATAAGATTAAGCTAATTTTACTTTAAATATTTAGTAAACCATTTAAGGAAAAAATAATTTTTTTAATCGCATTCTAATCTTTTAATTTATTGAATAATAGTAAATTACTGCGCAATACTATTGAGATACAAGAATTACTAAGAAATAGTAAATACAGCTTCTACAAACATTAACATAAATTGGCTTTTTATTTGCCATAACAAATATTAGCTTAATTTAATATTTACTAAGAAAAATTACTTTTATGAAGCAACTTTTTCTCCTTTTTACCATTTCAGCTCAAAGGACAACTCCGCTTACTTCGATAGAAAACCATTCTATTTCGATAAAACCAATTGTTAAAAAACAGCACGCCTCTACTAGCTACACCTGGGAAGAAGGAAGTGCGTTTACCTGCCAATATCTGGAGAGTAGCACAGAACAACAGCCGTATTTGCATACGATTTCGGCGGTTAGTAAAACGGTGGCAGAGAATAGCTACGATCGTAGATTTTATAAGAACTCTAATTAAGGAATTAAGGATGCCTATTATTATTTCTCTTCCCCAGATTCCTTTAGTTGTTTCGGCTTTGCTGGTCTTATTCTTGATTGTCCGGCAAGTAATATCCAGTTGGCAAATTGTTCATTCTACTTTCCAGGAAGCGGGAAATCTGACTCAGGAACTTCGGCAAATTAATCGTAAATCTTCCCAGGAACTCCAGGAAATTAACTTGTCCTTGCACAATTTAAACGTTAAACCTATAATAGTAAATTTAGAATACGATTAAGTCTTTTCTTTCGGAATTACGCGCACCCAATCTTTCAAGAGTTATAGTTGAGGTCTATAAGGCACGGTTGAAAAAGAATAACAGGAAAGGTGTTACTAAATGCTTACTGGTGACAACTGGTGCAAACGCGATTTACTTGTTCTCCTTGATAATGTTTTTCAAAGAACTCATCGCACCAGAGGCAAATATTCTTTAGTTCAGCTGTCCGAGCTTTGGCATGTGCTTCCGTAATACCGATACTTTCTCCCATACCCAGCGGATTTCCCTCGTTTATTTTCTGCCAGATTTCGGATTTAGAAACCCGCTGCAAAACATCCGCTACTTTCTCGGTGCGGGCATCCCCTAGAGGAATTTTAGTACCGGGGCAGCAAGGATTAATTTTCCAAAGCTGAATGGATATTTCCTGCGGAATATCCGGGGCACCGGTTAAAAAGCCTTTGCCGCCGGAGAGAATAGCACAAAAATTATGATCCGGATCTTCTTTCCAAAGGCCTTTTTGGAAGGCCCGCCCGCGCGCCCAGTTTCCTCCCAGCCACATATCAATAGTCGCTCCCCAATAACCCCAACTAGCTTTATGTTGCGTGAGGTAGGTATCCTTGCTAACCAAGGGGTCGTGGTCATCACCATTTACTCCCCGACTGGCAAAAATATCGGCCAGCTCCATCAAACGACCACCCGCGTGTTTATGATAACGGTCAATACTGGCTATATCGAAGCGGGTAACCCCTTTTTCCAGTAAAGTATCCAAAATTTGTTCATTAAGCAGATCTCCGTTGGTTTGCAGCATAATTTGGACACGGCCCTGATAACGCTCTTGCAGGCGATCTAAAATTTGGTAGAGCAGTTTTTTATCAGCCAGGGGTTCGCCTCCGGAAAGAATCAAGCGGTCCATGTGGTTCGGCAAATTTTGAATGATCGCCATGCATTCCGCTTCCGAAATGCGTTCGCCTCTAGGTCCGGAATTATTATAACAATGGTCACATTCGTCGTTACACAATTGGGTGAAAACCCAGTACACAGATTCGATATGGTTAAAATCTTTCGTCATGATTACTAAATATTGTTTTGTTCCAGAGCCTGCCAAAAGGCTAGTTCCTCCCGAACACCCGTTGCCGGATCATCCATAAAAGAGGCTTTGGAAGCATACATTTGAAACTTACCGGCCGCCATATACGCCCATCTATCACCAACCAGTAAAGCTTCTTTTACATCATGCGTTACAAACAAAGCCGTGATGTTAAATTTTTTAGCTAGTCGTAAAAACAAAGTTTGCATGGTAGCACGGGTCTGGGCGTCGAGGTTACCAAAGGGCTCATCCAACAACAAAACCCGGGGTAAAAATATAATGGCTCGTCCAAAAGAAACCCGTTGGCGCTGACCACCGGAAAGCTGATGCGGCATTTTCGGAGCGTGTTCCTGTAGTTCCAATTCCTCCAACATACGCGACACCTTTTGCTGCACAGCAACTTCAGTTTCTTTACGAACACGCAAACCGTAGGCAAGGTTCTCAAAAACCGAGAGGTGCGGAAACAAAAGCGGTTCCTGAAATAGGTACACCATTTCCCGGTTCTGAACGGGTACGGCGTCCATGTTTTGTTCGGCCCAACTTATGGTACCTGCTTCGGCCGGGAGCAAACCCGCCATAACTTTAAGCAAAGTGGTTTTGCCGCAACCGGAGCGTCCCAGTACCGCTAGAATTTGTCCTGGGGCTAGCTCCAGCGAAACCTGGTCCAACACCGGATGATTAGCATACGTTTTAAATAGATTGTTTACTTGCAGCATTACATTCCTTTAAAAACAAATTTTTTATTAAACCATAATAAAATGGCGGGTGGCACCATAATGAGCAAGGAAGCCAAAGCGGCATAAAAAATATTGGCTTCGTTCACGTATTTAAATACCAATATGGTAAGGGTTTTAATTTTACCTAAACCAATAAATTGGGTCAGACCATATTCAAACCAGGAAATCAGGAAAGTCTGGAAAAAGCACATGAGCAGCAGCGGTTTGGCCAATGGCAGCAGGATATGCCGTAAAGTATAGCCCGCTGAAGCGCCTAAGGTAAGAGATTGTTGTTCGAGTTGCAGCACCTGGTTGTTCCAGAAGCTTTGGAACAAAATAACTGCGTACGGAAAAGCCAGCATGAGCTGCCCTAATAATACGCCAATGACTTTGCCGCTCAAGTTAGTGAATAGAAAGAAGCGTTGTACCAGTATGGCCAGCACCACAGGCGCCAACACAAATGGCCAGTAAGCCAATAGCAACCAACGGTTTTTATGTTTGGCCCACGCAATTTCTTTACTAACCACAAAGCCCATGAGGGTTGATAGTAAGGCAACTCCCACACCCAATACCAGCGAGAGCAACAACCCAACCTGGAGTTCTCCTTGCCTAACCAGTAGTTGCTGCCAGTTATCCAGGGTAAAACGTTGCGGCAAAATATCCGGGTAAAACCATTTTTGACCCAGCGATAAGATTCCGAAGAACACGTAAGGCAGCAGGACAGCTGAAAGGAGAGTTGACAGCAATATTTTTCTAAACATGGCGGCTCACATTTTTAAAAAATAGTAAAAGCAAGAGCAGCACCAAGCCAGTAAAAGCTACACTAATGGCATACCCCTGCGGAATATCGAGCAGGTTAAAACGCTGAAATTTTTGTACGGCCAACACGGCTACCATTTGGTGCTGCTGACTGCCGATGAGCAAGGGTATTTCGTAAGAGCCCAGAATAAAAATAAAATAAAGCATTAGGTTTGGGGCGGCGGTTTTTAAAAGGATGGGGAACGCCACATGCCGGAGAAAGTAAAATTTTTCTGCTCCCAGGTTTTCGGAAACCGCTTTTAGTAAATGGAGTTCCTGCTCCTGGTAAATAGCATGAAATAACAGCGTTAAAAAAGGCACTTCCATGCATACATGCGCCAGAATAATTCCAAAACCCCAGGAGTCATGAACCAGGCTAGGGAAATTCTGTAAGTCTATTAACCATCCTGCTTGATAAACTATCCGGGACAGCAATCCGGATTTAGTAAGTAGTTCAAAGATTAAGAAACCCATGATCATGGCCGGAATGGTTAAGGGCAGGAACAATAAATAGCTGAGTGCGCCCCGATGCAGACTTTTTTTAAAATATAAAGCTAAAAACAAGGCCAAAACAGTTGCCAAACTACTAGCTACCAATGCAATGTAAATACTGTAAGCCAAAGAATCCAACAAAGCACTGCTGCTCAATACCTGGTGCCAATGTTCAAGGGTAAAACCAGTAGACAGCACACCGGTTAAGCCGAAGCTATTGGCTAAGCCATAAACTAAACCTCCAGCAACGGGTAGCACGGCCAGCAACAAAAACAAGAAGCGCCAATACAAACCAGTGGTTTTCTTAGTTCTGCTCAATAACCTTAGTTCTGAAATCATCATACAAACGGATCATGTATTCGGGAGCCAATTCTTCGAAAGCCCGGTGTTGTATTTTGGAACGATCCGGGGCTTGCCGGCGGGCGGAGATATTTTTAAATTTTTGTTGCCATTCATCGGGTAGTTTGGAGAATGCGAGGATAGTACCATCGCCCCAAACGGCTGGACTGGCCTTCTGGTACTGCGCCTCCGGCGACTGCAGAAAGTTAATCACCACGAGCGCACCAGGTACATTAGCCGCTTTTTTCATAATACCCAGATAGTGGGAGTTTTGAATAGTGCCCGGCTCGGGAACGTAGGCCCGGGATTCCGGCGGAAAAACACCTTGTAAAATTTTGTTGTCTACCTCAGCATCATTATTACTAAAAGTAAAATTTACTTCTCCGTTGGCGTAAAGCTGGTGCAGTTGCGCGAGCGTAGCAGGAAAAGTCTGCCCTTGTTTCCAGAAATACGGTTTGAGGCGGTTCAGCTTTTGCCATAGCTGTTGGCTGTACTTAGTATACTTGGCGGCACTAAATGATCCGGCTAGTTCTTCTTTACCGGCTAAGGCTATCATCCAGGATTTTAATAACGTCATGCCGGTAAACTCATTGGGAATAGTAAAGGTGCCGGGATTATTTTGAATGTAAGTTTCCAAAGCGTTAAACGAAGCGGGCGGCTGCGTTACTTTACCGGAATGGTAAATAAAAGCTAGTTGTACATTTCCCCAAGGCGCTTCCATGCCCTTAACAGGCTGTTGAAAATCGCGGGCAATAAATGAACTTTGCCA
Proteins encoded in this region:
- a CDS encoding tetratricopeptide repeat protein, with translation MLPQSSSKYQVAFQVFDRLTYAFANNRPKPELEIIARSLNKDKVIALYKPGNQPIIQLDEEAYDLCTKLGKDSLNALAVLLSHELAHHYEKHDWFYTFGIGPNNTKVSKELINRFESEADFYGCFYGELSGYATGRVFPRVLDLLYEHFNLSDRLEGYPTKEARKAVYNKMQKEALQMVAVFKAGLFLYLVQEYGSAATCFDYLVNRFPSREILNNLAAAKLQQALLYFSDSEHSNFVYPVELDPQSRIASPQREFLDENSEKQYLELLSDARKYAEKAKSIDPQYFPSYINLACIYSLQGNQAAAIGIINEINPARLPADAYTIRAIAYYKDNQLNKAEKDFEAAQAKNAYMAKYNLDLYNKLDESLTASLTVWIRDWFKDEEVANNSANFTRNQPEQIDGERAIVALPAQAPQIKISRNPNLTLQWNEHLDHFELAIQSTTRNYLVRFTQDNYFKQTVRKIKRGTPASTVVDKYGEPGYTFPGATGAYWVYPKDKIAFMFDKNSRITNWVIYTRSL
- a CDS encoding RNA polymerase sigma factor, which produces MKHPDQKYIEALLKNDRILLDELYSKFSGKIKRMILRNSGTEADAADVFNDALLSLYYKASNQNFELTCPLDAFLYLICKNKWINELNKKKNKHLVVIIDDGEIDLGEDSFKLAEDYILQEQRHILLLEKVAELGDACKQLLHLSWSGKSMEEVAQILRVSYGFARKKKSGCIAKLIALMKQSSQFNSLKW
- a CDS encoding zf-HC2 domain-containing protein, which gives rise to MDDYYEKIADYLDGEMSEEEKVRFIEALASDKELALAFKVYRTIEEEMPLLEKSKVQNEALKSTLQSLNKQYFELETPQPAKVIPLYAGKVFKILATIAASIALVLITYFGFFQPKNNIQVLANSYFKENLQHLNQTKSDPADTLQFGIAGKIKKRNTAQDSLQLGISAYNNQDYNKALKFFQKIYKNHPELSEAEKYSGFIFLATKEYDKALQAFENLANIKNTPNNPGLFLQALTYMQRNQVSDKQKAKQLLEQVVNNQAEGYKEAEQWLKKF
- a CDS encoding radical SAM protein, translated to MTKDFNHIESVYWVFTQLCNDECDHCYNNSGPRGERISEAECMAIIQNLPNHMDRLILSGGEPLADKKLLYQILDRLQERYQGRVQIMLQTNGDLLNEQILDTLLEKGVTRFDIASIDRYHKHAGGRLMELADIFASRGVNGDDHDPLVSKDTYLTQHKASWGYWGATIDMWLGGNWARGRAFQKGLWKEDPDHNFCAILSGGKGFLTGAPDIPQEISIQLWKINPCCPGTKIPLGDARTEKVADVLQRVSKSEIWQKINEGNPLGMGESIGITEAHAKARTAELKNICLWCDEFFEKHYQGEQVNRVCTSCHQ
- a CDS encoding ABC transporter ATP-binding protein — encoded protein: MLQVNNLFKTYANHPVLDQVSLELAPGQILAVLGRSGCGKTTLLKVMAGLLPAEAGTISWAEQNMDAVPVQNREMVYLFQEPLLFPHLSVFENLAYGLRVRKETEVAVQQKVSRMLEELELQEHAPKMPHQLSGGQRQRVSFGRAIIFLPRVLLLDEPFGNLDAQTRATMQTLFLRLAKKFNITALFVTHDVKEALLVGDRWAYMAAGKFQMYASKASFMDDPATGVREELAFWQALEQNNI
- a CDS encoding ABC transporter permease produces the protein MFRKILLSTLLSAVLLPYVFFGILSLGQKWFYPDILPQRFTLDNWQQLLVRQGELQVGLLLSLVLGVGVALLSTLMGFVVSKEIAWAKHKNRWLLLAYWPFVLAPVVLAILVQRFFLFTNLSGKVIGVLLGQLMLAFPYAVILFQSFWNNQVLQLEQQSLTLGASAGYTLRHILLPLAKPLLLMCFFQTFLISWFEYGLTQFIGLGKIKTLTILVFKYVNEANIFYAALASLLIMVPPAILLWFNKKFVFKGM
- a CDS encoding ABC transporter permease subunit; its protein translation is MSRTKKTTGLYWRFLFLLLAVLPVAGGLVYGLANSFGLTGVLSTGFTLEHWHQVLSSSALLDSLAYSIYIALVASSLATVLALFLALYFKKSLHRGALSYLLFLPLTIPAMIMGFLIFELLTKSGLLSRIVYQAGWLIDLQNFPSLVHDSWGFGIILAHVCMEVPFLTLLFHAIYQEQELHLLKAVSENLGAEKFYFLRHVAFPILLKTAAPNLMLYFIFILGSYEIPLLIGSQQHQMVAVLAVQKFQRFNLLDIPQGYAISVAFTGLVLLLLLLFFKNVSRHV
- a CDS encoding ABC transporter substrate-binding protein → MKFKYFTTTALFLSLFLSSCNSENRQQKQLNIAEESWPNLEQAAKGTTVQMMMWQGDPLINKYMEDYVKPKLRALYNITLDISSGQGKDIVGFALAEKETGKKTSEIDVIWINGETFYQLRQLDALYGPFTERLPNNQLVNWQSSFIARDFQQPVKGMEAPWGNVQLAFIYHSGKVTQPPASFNALETYIQNNPGTFTIPNEFTGMTLLKSWMIALAGKEELAGSFSAAKYTKYSQQLWQKLNRLKPYFWKQGQTFPATLAQLHQLYANGEVNFTFSNNDAEVDNKILQGVFPPESRAYVPEPGTIQNSHYLGIMKKAANVPGALVVINFLQSPEAQYQKASPAVWGDGTILAFSKLPDEWQQKFKNISARRQAPDRSKIQHRAFEELAPEYMIRLYDDFRTKVIEQN